The following proteins come from a genomic window of Bacteroidota bacterium:
- a CDS encoding carboxypeptidase-like regulatory domain-containing protein → MNFKLNFVLIIFLAQISAFSQVEIQGIIIDRKTNSALAFVNVGIINKNIGTVSDENGNFSIILDKKFDMDSLKFSIIGYKTKAFIVSEMRQNYSGKQKIVLEKANYKIEEIVVLPKEFKTKILGSQAQSRMMQAGFSSNILGNEVGIRINIKNAPTFVENFNFYITQNEYDSLIFRLNIYTIEDDLPFENILTENIYLTTQIKYGAISFDLKKHNIYVEEDFIIALEWIKDLGEEGLYFAASFANGPIFSRKASQGDWEEASFIGLGFNVTAKYPK, encoded by the coding sequence ATGAATTTCAAATTGAATTTCGTTCTGATTATTTTCCTTGCCCAAATTTCTGCTTTTTCTCAGGTCGAAATTCAAGGAATAATCATCGACAGAAAAACTAATTCAGCTTTAGCTTTCGTAAATGTCGGAATAATCAATAAAAATATTGGAACAGTATCAGACGAAAACGGTAATTTTTCAATTATTCTTGACAAAAAGTTCGATATGGATAGTTTGAAATTTTCTATAATTGGATATAAAACAAAGGCATTTATAGTTTCCGAAATGCGACAAAACTATTCAGGAAAGCAAAAAATTGTTTTGGAAAAAGCAAACTATAAAATTGAAGAGATTGTAGTTTTACCCAAAGAATTCAAAACTAAGATTTTAGGAAGTCAGGCACAGTCGCGAATGATGCAAGCCGGATTTTCAAGCAATATTCTTGGCAATGAAGTCGGAATTCGTATAAACATAAAAAATGCACCAACATTCGTCGAGAATTTTAATTTTTATATAACTCAAAACGAATATGATAGTTTGATTTTCAGGTTAAATATTTACACCATAGAAGATGATTTGCCTTTTGAAAATATTCTGACAGAAAACATTTATTTAACAACACAAATTAAATATGGTGCTATTTCATTCGATTTAAAAAAACATAATATATATGTAGAAGAGGACTTTATTATAGCTTTGGAGTGGATAAAAGATTTGGGAGAAGAAGGTTTGTATTTTGCCGCAAGTTTTGCAAATGGACCAATTTTTTCTCGAAAAGCAAGTCAGGGAGATTGGGAAGAGGCCTCATTTATTGGTTTGGGATTTAATGTAACTGCAAAATATCCGAAGTAA
- a CDS encoding pyruvate, phosphate dikinase: protein MQRFLNKSNFNRDIYHDLMPFKVKEILLVGNLYDAYSIEKDGRFSEHVLGEYSQLNLTSLPRISGVSTIEEVLNELNSKHYDLIIFMLGVDKKAPIEMSKIIKEKYQYIPIFLLLNSNRDLEIYQSAELPSIDKVFVWNGDSKIFFAMIKIVEDKINIENDTKIGLVRVIVLVEDSAKYYSKYLPLLYKIVLEQTRRVIDDVSTDELYKLLKLKARPKIILASNYEDAINIIRQYQDYMLCMITDVKFPKDNILDENAGLKLVKYVRENMKFIPTIIQSSEEENSKIAFELKSTFINKNSDYLLQEIKSFITHYLGFGNFIYRNQNGHQIAVAKSLKEFEKKIQEIPAESLLHHAKKNHFSTWLMARGEIQVAKILNPSKVSDFDSPDDLREYLSSVIKKFRNEQNLGKIIPFEESLISDETNIVSLSDGSLGGKGRGLAFVNTLIYNFDFSKNVQGINIKTPKTSIIGTEEFEYFRERNSIDTFVKKNTSYNDIRKYFAKSRLSTSLIKRLKSILKHIKTPIAIRSSGLFEDSLTQPFAGIFETYILPNNHSDIKVRLEQCKTAIKLVYASVYSERARAYIEAINYKIDEEKMAVVIQEVVGNQFGDTYYPHISGVAESYNYYPFSHIKPEDGFALTAVGLGRYVVEGEKAFRFCPKFSTLEINSPKDQYKNSQVHFYAVDLKNSDVNLMKGEDAGLVKMDIFEAEKHNSLRHCVSTYNADNETIEPGIDSYGPRVVNFANILKYDYIPLAKTIEIVLGLVKEALGSPVEIEFAVDLKKDKNGKASFYLLQIKPLIGTSLDYSINVDEIDKNKVVLFANKAMGNGLIENICDVIFVDKEKFDKSKTEEMVLEIEAINKKMISEKRNYVLIGPGRWGTRDKWIGIPVSWPQISNAKIIVETSLKDYPLEASSGSHFFHNVTSMNVGYFSIQQEHSEDILKWDVLKKQKLIDETKYFKHVQFENPLKIMMDGKKRISVILE from the coding sequence ATGCAGCGTTTTCTCAACAAAAGCAACTTCAACAGAGATATTTATCACGATTTGATGCCCTTTAAAGTAAAAGAAATTTTGCTTGTCGGAAATTTATATGATGCATACAGTATTGAAAAAGACGGTCGATTTTCTGAACATGTTCTCGGTGAATATAGTCAACTGAATTTGACCTCATTGCCTCGAATTTCAGGAGTTTCAACAATAGAAGAAGTTCTGAATGAACTTAATTCAAAACACTACGATTTGATAATTTTTATGCTTGGAGTAGATAAAAAAGCTCCTATTGAAATGAGCAAAATTATTAAAGAAAAATATCAGTACATTCCAATATTTCTACTCCTTAATAGCAACAGAGACCTTGAAATTTATCAGAGTGCTGAGCTTCCGTCAATCGACAAGGTTTTTGTTTGGAATGGCGATTCCAAAATATTTTTTGCAATGATAAAAATTGTAGAAGATAAGATTAATATCGAAAACGATACAAAAATTGGTTTAGTCAGGGTTATTGTTTTGGTTGAAGATTCGGCTAAGTATTATTCGAAATATTTACCTCTTTTATACAAAATTGTATTGGAACAGACTCGTAGAGTTATCGATGATGTTAGTACCGACGAACTTTATAAGCTGCTGAAACTCAAAGCAAGGCCTAAGATTATTCTTGCATCGAACTACGAAGATGCAATAAACATTATCCGCCAATATCAAGATTATATGTTATGTATGATAACTGATGTGAAATTTCCAAAAGATAATATTCTTGACGAAAATGCCGGTTTAAAATTAGTGAAATATGTTAGGGAGAATATGAAATTTATCCCAACAATTATTCAATCGTCAGAAGAAGAAAACTCCAAAATTGCTTTTGAACTTAAATCGACATTTATTAATAAAAACTCTGATTATCTTCTTCAGGAAATAAAAAGTTTTATAACTCACTATCTTGGTTTTGGGAATTTTATTTATAGAAACCAAAATGGGCATCAAATTGCAGTGGCAAAATCCTTAAAAGAATTTGAGAAGAAAATTCAAGAAATTCCTGCCGAATCTTTGCTTCATCATGCTAAAAAAAATCATTTTTCTACCTGGCTTATGGCACGCGGCGAAATTCAGGTTGCCAAAATTCTAAATCCCTCAAAAGTTAGTGATTTCGATAGTCCCGACGATTTAAGAGAATATCTTTCAAGCGTTATCAAAAAGTTTAGGAATGAACAAAATCTTGGTAAAATTATCCCTTTCGAGGAATCTTTAATTTCTGACGAAACAAATATTGTTAGCCTGTCAGACGGTTCGCTTGGCGGAAAGGGTAGGGGTTTAGCTTTTGTAAACACCCTGATTTATAATTTCGATTTCTCGAAAAATGTTCAGGGAATAAATATTAAAACTCCGAAAACATCAATAATTGGTACCGAAGAGTTTGAGTATTTCAGAGAGCGAAATTCCATTGACACTTTCGTGAAAAAAAATACCAGTTACAACGATATTAGAAAATATTTTGCAAAATCGAGACTTTCTACATCGCTAATTAAAAGGTTAAAATCGATATTAAAACATATAAAAACACCAATTGCTATTAGGTCATCCGGTCTATTTGAAGACTCTCTCACTCAACCATTTGCCGGAATTTTTGAAACATATATTTTACCAAACAATCATTCCGATATAAAAGTTCGCCTCGAGCAATGCAAAACTGCCATTAAGTTGGTTTACGCATCGGTCTATTCCGAACGAGCCAGGGCATACATCGAAGCTATTAATTATAAAATAGATGAAGAAAAAATGGCAGTTGTAATACAGGAGGTTGTTGGAAATCAATTCGGGGATACATATTATCCTCACATTAGTGGTGTTGCTGAATCCTACAATTATTACCCATTTAGCCATATCAAACCTGAAGATGGGTTTGCATTGACAGCGGTAGGTTTGGGGCGATATGTTGTTGAAGGTGAAAAGGCATTTCGTTTTTGTCCCAAATTTTCAACTCTTGAAATTAATTCGCCCAAAGATCAATACAAAAATTCACAGGTGCATTTTTATGCAGTTGACCTGAAAAATTCTGATGTGAATTTAATGAAAGGTGAAGATGCTGGTCTTGTCAAAATGGATATTTTTGAAGCTGAAAAGCATAATTCGCTCAGACATTGTGTTTCAACTTATAATGCTGATAACGAAACTATTGAGCCCGGAATAGATTCGTACGGGCCAAGAGTCGTAAACTTTGCAAATATTCTGAAATACGATTATATTCCGCTTGCAAAAACTATCGAGATTGTTCTCGGCCTTGTGAAAGAAGCTTTGGGTTCACCTGTAGAAATTGAATTTGCAGTTGACCTGAAAAAAGACAAAAATGGGAAAGCTTCATTTTATCTTCTTCAAATAAAACCATTGATTGGTACTAGCCTTGACTATAGCATCAATGTTGACGAAATCGACAAAAATAAAGTGGTTTTATTTGCAAATAAAGCAATGGGTAATGGTCTGATTGAAAATATTTGTGATGTAATTTTTGTTGATAAAGAAAAATTCGATAAAAGCAAAACCGAGGAAATGGTTTTAGAAATTGAAGCTATAAACAAAAAAATGATTTCGGAAAAAAGAAATTATGTGCTGATAGGTCCCGGAAGATGGGGAACTCGCGATAAGTGGATAGGAATTCCGGTTTCCTGGCCTCAAATATCTAATGCAAAAATTATTGTTGAAACGAGTCTTAAAGATTATCCACTTGAGGCATCCTCGGGTTCACATTTTTTCCATAATGTTACTTCTATGAATGTTGGATATTTTTCAATTCAGCAAGAGCATAGCGAAGATATTTTGAAGTGGGATGTCCTTAAAAAACAAAAACTTATTGATGAAACAAAATATTTCAAACACGTCCAATTCGAAAATCCACTAAAAATAATGATGGACGGGAAAAAGAGAATTTCTGTTATTTTGGAGTAG